DNA from Sulfurimonas gotlandica GD1:
TAGATGATATCTTGAGACAAATGTTCTCAGGTGGAGGTGGCGGTTTCGGTGGAAATGGTGGCTTTGGCGGATTCGGCGGAGGATTTGGTGGACAACAGCAACAACCAAACCTTGATATTGAGACAAGTGTGACAATTCCATTTAGTGTATCAATCCTTGGTGGTTCACATTCTGTTTCAGTAAATGGAGAAAGATTTGATATCAAAATTCCTGCCGGTGTTAAAAGCGGTGAGAAGATGCGTGTTAAAGGAAAGGGTCATGCTCAAGGTGGACGTGCAGGCGATCTTTTTTTAAAGATAACTGTTGCAGCTAATCCAGAATATATAAGAGAAGATGATGATCTAATAAAAACTTTTGATGTTCCCCTTTATGCGGCACTTTTTGGTGAGAAGATATCTATTAAAACTTTAGAAAAAGAGATAAAACTAAAAGTTCCAAGTAACACTAAAAATGGACAAAGATTTCGTGTGAAAGAGATGGGTGTAATGAACCGTAAAACGAAGGTTCGCGGAAACTTATATCTTGAAGCAAATATAGTTTTACCAAAAGTTGATGAACTAGATGCAGATTTGGTTGAGCTTATGCAAGAAAAATTACCTAAAGAGTAAAAGGAGTTCTGATGATACACCAATATGATGAGCCAGTATACCTAATTAGTATAGTTTCAAAGATTTTAGAGATTCACCCTCAAACTTTACGACAGTATGAGCGTGAAAACCTTGTATGCCCATCTCGTTCAAATGGCCGCATAAGGCTATACTCACAAAGAGATATAGACAGAATTAAACTTATACTTAGACTGACTCGTGAGCTTGGTGTTAATTTGGCTGGTGTTGATATAATTTTGAGACTTAAAGAGAATGTAGATGGTATGGAAACAGAGATTGCAGAACTTCGTCATCAGGTTTCTCGTGCCCAGAATAGTCACTCAGTGTCTCCAGATAAGGCTCTAGTGACTAAAAAGAGCCTCTACGAGATGATAATTTTTGAGTAGAAGTTTTCTACTCTTTTAACCTTCTAACATCTGCCCCAACTGCTTCAAGCTTCTTTTCCAATGCATCATAACCGCGATCTAAGTGGTATATTCTATGTACATTTGTTGTGCCATCTGCAACAAGCCCAGCTAATACTAGAGCACTAGAAGCTCTTAAATCTGTTGCCATAACATCTGTTCCACTAAGCTTAGTCCCACCGGTAATAGTTGCAACATGCCCATTTAAAGAGATGTCAGCTCCCATTCTTTGAAGTTCACTTACATGCATAAATCTATTTTCAAATAGTCTTTCTTCAATAATAGAAGTTCCATTTGCTTGAGTAGCAAGTGCAAGGAATTGAGCTTGCATATCTGTTGGAAATGCTGGGTACTCCTGAGTTACGATCTTTATTGGTTTTATTACATCTGATGGATGAATAGTAATAGTGCTCTCTGTAATAGTAAATTTGCTACCCATCTCTTCAAGTTTTGCTAGTACAGAACCTAAATGTTTTGGCTCTACACTGCTAAGAGTAAGTTCAGAGCGACTAATCGCTCCAGCACAAAGGTATGTACCAGCTTCTATACGATCTGGTATAACCGCAAACTCTTCGATATTTATTAATTTACCATTTGTTCCATGGACAGTTAATATTGCAGTTCCAATACCATCTATTTGGACTCCGCTAGCATTAAGAATTTCACAAAGCTGAACTACTTCAGGTTCTCTTGCTGCATTGGTTATGGTTGTGTTTCCAGAAGCCAAAGCTGCAGCCATTACAATATTTGCAGTTCCTGTTACTGTGATTTTATCAAAAATGATATCACAGCCTTTTAGACCATTTGGTGCAGTTGCTTGAATATAACCAGCTTCTATGCTAATCTTTGCACCCATATGTTCTAAAGCTTTTAAGTGAAGATCAACTGGTCTTTGACCAATAGCACAACCACCAGGAAGAGATACTTCACAGTGGCCAAATCTAGCTAAAATCGGTCCTAGAACAAGTATAGAAGCTCTCATGGTTTTTACAATATCATAAGTTGCTTTTGTTTGAGTAAGAGTAGAAGTGTCTACTACAACTTTGTCATCACGGAAGTCGCACTGAGCACCAAGATTAGATAAAAGTTTTAAAAGAGTCTTTATGTCTGCCACTTGAGGTAAATTTTTTATATGAACACTATTGATTGCAAGTATAGTCATAGCAATTAGTGGAAGGGATGCGTTTTTAGCACCAGAGATTTTTATATTTCCATTTAGAGAATTAACTCTTTTTATCTGTAAGTAGTCCATCAGCATCTTTTATATTTTAATAATGAAATTATATCTGAATATGTTATTTATTTGGCATATAATCTTGTATAAATTTTGTAAACTCATCTTTAGGTATCGGCTTAGAAAAGTAGTACCCTTGAAGTTGGTCACAGCCCATTGTTTTTAGTAGCGCTACGTGTTCTAAAGTCTCTACTCCCTCAGCAACTGTATTGAAGCCAAGGGAGTGAGCCATAGATACTATAGTCTGAACTATAGTCTTGTCATCATCATCTTCTATAATGTCTAGCACAAACGATCTGTCTATTTTTAATGTGTTTATTGGAAATTTTTTAAGATAAGCCAAAGATGAGTGACCTGTACCAAAGTCATCAATGGCAATCGAAACTCCAATAGCTTTTAACTCTGTAAGAATTCTAAGAGTGTTTGTCATATTTGTCATGGAGAGAGTCTCTGTAATCTCAAACTCAACTTGAGACGGACTAACTTGATAGTTATGCAACATAGATGAGATAAATGAGACTAAATTAGGGTCTTGAAACTGTCTAGCAGAAAGATTTATGGCAATTTTCAGACCTACGAGTCCTAGCTTATTCCACTCTTGGAGTTGAAAAATAGACTCTTCAATAATAATATTACCAAGCTCTATCATCAGACCTGTACTCTCTGCAATGTGAATGAATTGATCTGGAAATATTAGGCCATTTGTCGGATGTCTCCACCTTGCTAAGGCTTCTGCTCCAGATATGAAGTTATTTTCAGAATCAATTTTTGCTTGGTAAAAGACTTCAATTCCGGCTTTGTGTTTAACTGCTTGAATTAGGTCTTGTTCTAGATGCAACTGCTGGTCAACATAGTTGCCCATACTTTGTGAGTAAATTCTGTAGTTGTTTCTGCCACTATTTTTGGCTTCATACATTGCTGTATCGGCATTTCTAATTAGCTCTTCAGAATTATCTCCATGATCTGGATATAGTGAGACGCCTATACTTGATGTAATATAGAGTTGATGATCACCAATGTCGTGTTTACTTTGAAGAGTATGTTGAATCTTAGATGCAATGTTTTGTGCATCAAAAATTGATTTTACAGATGGCAGAAGTATTACAAATTCATCTCCACCTAGTCTTGATAAAGTATCTGATTCTCTGATATGAATTTTTAATATCTCTGCAATATGTATAAGCATATCATCACCGACACTATGACCAAGAGTATCATTGATTAGTTTAAAGTGGTCTAGATCTAAAAACATTACTGCCAAGTTTGTTTGTTCTCTTTTTGCATACTGAATTGCTTTATGCATTCTATCTTTTAAAAGTGTTCTGTTAGCAAGACCTGTAAGAGAATCATAGTAAGCAAGTTTTTCAATCGTTTTTTTGTTTTTGATATCGTTTGTTATATCCATACTTACAGCAGTTATTCTTACCATGCCTCCTGCTTTTTTACGAACTTTGCCTCTTGTTTGCACATAGATTTCATTTTTACTTTTAAGAATTAGTGCGTACTTTATATTGAATTTTGAACCATGTTTTATGGCATCTTCAATAACTTTTACAACATTGTCATAATCATCTTTTGATATAAAATCTAAAAAATCTTTCCATGTGATAGCTGTACCAAACTTAACCCCTAAAATGCGGTAAACTTCATCACTAAGGAGTAGGCTTCCATCTATAACATTGTACTCCCAGCTTCCAACTTTAGCAATTCTCTGTGCTTCCTTTAGGTGCGCCTCTTTTTGTAAAATAGTATCGTTTAGCTTTTGTGTATTGTCGATATATTTAGTCAATTTTTGAACCATAATATTAGCAGATCTGTTAATAGTCCCTATCTCGTCATTTGTTTGTACATTAAAGTGAAAATCTTTTGGCCTATTTGGGTTAAATCTCTCAAACGATGATGCTAAGACACTTAATCGCTTTAGTGAGTTATATAGAAGAAAACCAAGTAAAGCAATTGCAAGCCCAAAGATAGATACACCACCAATGAACCATTTATAGAAGTTTTGCATGTATGTCTTGTATGACTCATTTGAGTATATTATTGTAGTCTTTCCAAGTTCATTTTTAGTAGCTGGGTCGTAGATAACTTTTGTAGATACAAAGTGACCTTCATCTTTTAGTTCTTGAATAGATTTATTCTTTTTAGAAAACAGCATAGGTTTTTCAAGAGTAACTGAGTCTATCTTTAAAAGTAGAATTTTTTTATGTTTGAGTTGAGCAGTAGCAATTCTTTTTAAATCGCTTGTAAGTCCATAACTTAGGTTCATCGCAATATCTGGAGAAATCTTCTCTTCTATAGAACTAAGATCTTCTTTGATTAGATAAGTGTAACCTTGAAAGAAGGACTCTTTAGCAATAACTACGATAAAAATTATGAAAATAATCGATGACATAAAAAGTAAAGAAAGTGTTTTGAATGTCAAAGAAGTAAAAGATATTTTCATGATTGATAACCTAAATTTAATATAAAGATTATACTCTTTAATAGATAAAGGAATGCTTTTTTGATATACTTTTGCAATTACCTGACACAATAGGAAACACGATGAGTTCAGCTCTTGATAGACTAAAAAATCTAACAAATAAAATATCTTCTTATGAGACTGCAAGAAAAGAAAATTTAAACATTTTAAAAAAACTATATACTCAAACTGGCATAGACAAAAAAGTTGAAAACTTTTCAGATTTGTTTGATTTTAAAGCTATAAATCTCTCAGGAGCTTCACTTTTAAGTGAAAGCTTAGGCGAGATAAAAAAGGGAAAATATCTTCAAGTTCTAGCAATAAGTTATGATAAGAATGCTGCACAAAAAAGTAAAAACACATCTTTAGCATACTTTGGAAAAGTTGAAAATGTAGACAGTGCTTTAAAAGATATAGTTGTTGAGTTTATTATTAGATACAGATTTGAGAAAAGTTTTATAACTCTGGAGAACTACTACGATATGATAGGCACATTTTCAACGAATGAGTAAATTTTATTTTTTCTTATGGCTTAGATGGTCTGTAAGACTTACCCTATGCAGTACTATCTTGGCATCTGTACTTTCACTTCTTGCTACCTTCTATACATATCTTAGTCAGGGTATGGTGACTCTAAACAGTGAAGTAGTAAAAGCATTAGTGGATGTATTTGTGTTTTGGTTCCCAGTTCTTTGGAGTTTTACGCTTCTTCTGGCACTTTTCAGAGATCTGAAATATATTTTCAATAGTTGCGTCTACGGATATGAGCTTAAATTATATTCTTGTGATGGCAAAGAACTCTTAGAGCAGGTTGGTTATGGTGACTTGGTAAAAGTTTGGAGAAAATGGTTTATGCTAATCATTTGGCTTGTTGGTTCTTTAATGGTTTTATCTTTAATATATACATACTTTTTTACTACATACAGTGGCGTTTTCGATTGGTTTAATATCTACTGGTTATTTTCTTTTTTACTTATTAGCGGTTACTTCTCATTTATACTCATGTCAGCTAGATGCAAAAGAGTAAAAGTAGAAAAATGTTAATTTTTTTAGATGTTGAGACTACAGGTTTAGAAGAAATAGACAGGGTCTGTTCTATCGGTATTGTCTGGTCTGAAGATGGAGAAAACAGAACTATATATGAGTTGGTGAATGAAGGTAAAAAAATACCCTCACTAGCATCTAGTATCAATCACATAACAAACGAGATGCTAAAAGGTAAACCAAAGTTTCAGGAAAG
Protein-coding regions in this window:
- a CDS encoding DnaJ family protein; the encoded protein is MAKSLYETLEITDSASEAEIKKAYRKLARQYHPDVNKDKGAEDKFKEINSAYEILSDKEKKQQYDRHGDNMFGGQNFHDFSRSHGRGGQGDLDDILRQMFSGGGGGFGGNGGFGGFGGGFGGQQQQPNLDIETSVTIPFSVSILGGSHSVSVNGERFDIKIPAGVKSGEKMRVKGKGHAQGGRAGDLFLKITVAANPEYIREDDDLIKTFDVPLYAALFGEKISIKTLEKEIKLKVPSNTKNGQRFRVKEMGVMNRKTKVRGNLYLEANIVLPKVDELDADLVELMQEKLPKE
- a CDS encoding heat shock protein transcriptional repressor HspR yields the protein MIHQYDEPVYLISIVSKILEIHPQTLRQYERENLVCPSRSNGRIRLYSQRDIDRIKLILRLTRELGVNLAGVDIILRLKENVDGMETEIAELRHQVSRAQNSHSVSPDKALVTKKSLYEMIIFE
- the murA gene encoding UDP-N-acetylglucosamine 1-carboxyvinyltransferase; protein product: MDYLQIKRVNSLNGNIKISGAKNASLPLIAMTILAINSVHIKNLPQVADIKTLLKLLSNLGAQCDFRDDKVVVDTSTLTQTKATYDIVKTMRASILVLGPILARFGHCEVSLPGGCAIGQRPVDLHLKALEHMGAKISIEAGYIQATAPNGLKGCDIIFDKITVTGTANIVMAAALASGNTTITNAAREPEVVQLCEILNASGVQIDGIGTAILTVHGTNGKLINIEEFAVIPDRIEAGTYLCAGAISRSELTLSSVEPKHLGSVLAKLEEMGSKFTITESTITIHPSDVIKPIKIVTQEYPAFPTDMQAQFLALATQANGTSIIEERLFENRFMHVSELQRMGADISLNGHVATITGGTKLSGTDVMATDLRASSALVLAGLVADGTTNVHRIYHLDRGYDALEKKLEAVGADVRRLKE
- a CDS encoding GGDEF domain-containing phosphodiesterase, yielding MKISFTSLTFKTLSLLFMSSIIFIIFIVVIAKESFFQGYTYLIKEDLSSIEEKISPDIAMNLSYGLTSDLKRIATAQLKHKKILLLKIDSVTLEKPMLFSKKNKSIQELKDEGHFVSTKVIYDPATKNELGKTTIIYSNESYKTYMQNFYKWFIGGVSIFGLAIALLGFLLYNSLKRLSVLASSFERFNPNRPKDFHFNVQTNDEIGTINRSANIMVQKLTKYIDNTQKLNDTILQKEAHLKEAQRIAKVGSWEYNVIDGSLLLSDEVYRILGVKFGTAITWKDFLDFISKDDYDNVVKVIEDAIKHGSKFNIKYALILKSKNEIYVQTRGKVRKKAGGMVRITAVSMDITNDIKNKKTIEKLAYYDSLTGLANRTLLKDRMHKAIQYAKREQTNLAVMFLDLDHFKLINDTLGHSVGDDMLIHIAEILKIHIRESDTLSRLGGDEFVILLPSVKSIFDAQNIASKIQHTLQSKHDIGDHQLYITSSIGVSLYPDHGDNSEELIRNADTAMYEAKNSGRNNYRIYSQSMGNYVDQQLHLEQDLIQAVKHKAGIEVFYQAKIDSENNFISGAEALARWRHPTNGLIFPDQFIHIAESTGLMIELGNIIIEESIFQLQEWNKLGLVGLKIAINLSARQFQDPNLVSFISSMLHNYQVSPSQVEFEITETLSMTNMTNTLRILTELKAIGVSIAIDDFGTGHSSLAYLKKFPINTLKIDRSFVLDIIEDDDDKTIVQTIVSMAHSLGFNTVAEGVETLEHVALLKTMGCDQLQGYYFSKPIPKDEFTKFIQDYMPNK